Proteins encoded together in one Cuculus canorus isolate bCucCan1 chromosome 33, bCucCan1.pri, whole genome shotgun sequence window:
- the RRAS gene encoding ras-related protein R-Ras, protein MEPRWERREGTAGGFGGPGRGFGGSGGALRAETPPERLRLVVLGAGGVGKSALSVRFVQSSFAPTHDPTIEDSYSKLCRVDGVPVRLHIVDTAGQEELGGLREPHLRAGDGFLLVFAINDRGSFGVLPRLLGQILRVKDRDDVPTVVVGNKADLQCRRQVPREEAEAFARQRRLRYLEASAKTRLNVDEAFEEVVRAIRRFREQETPPALPPPPPKDPPPRCPCALL, encoded by the exons ATGGAGCCGCGCTGGGAGCGACGCGAAGGGACCGcgggaggatttgggggtcccgggaggggatttgggggttcggggggggccCTGAGGGCCGAGACCCCCCCCGAGAGGCTTCggctggtggtgctgggggcCGGCGGCGTCGGGAAGAGCGCGCTGAGCGTCCGCTTCGTCCAG tCCTCCTTCGCCCCCACCCACGACCCCACCATCGAGGACTCCTACTCCAAGCTCTGCCGGGTGGATGGGGTCCCCGTGCGCCTCCACA TCGTGGACACAGCGGGGCAGGAGGAATTGGGGGGACTGCGGGAACCCCACTTGCGGGCGGGCGATGGCTTCCTCCTCGTCTTTGCCATTAACGACCGCGGGAG ttttggggtgctgccGCGGCTCTTGGGGCAAATCCTGCGCGTGAAGGACCGCGACGACGTCCCCACAGTGGTGGTGGGAAACAAAGCGGATCTGCAGTGCCGACGCCAG GTCCCCCGCGAGGAGGCCGAGGCCTTTGCCCGACAGCGGCGCCTTCGCTACCTCGAGGCGTCGGCCAAGACGCGCCTCAACGTGGACGAGGCCTTCGAGGAGGTGGTGCGCGCCAtaag GCGCTTCCGGGAGCAGGAGACCCCCCCGGCgctgccccccccaccccccaaggaccccccccCTCGCTGCCCCTGTGCCCTCCTCTGA